In Candidatus Vicinibacter proximus, the following are encoded in one genomic region:
- a CDS encoding winged helix-turn-helix transcriptional regulator → MNDVFKALNDPTRRDILKLLRKKDMTSGDIAAKFDMTAPSISHHLDKLKRAGLVTTVKQGQYVFYSINTTMVDDLLNYILSLKK, encoded by the coding sequence ATGAATGATGTTTTTAAAGCCTTGAATGATCCAACCAGGAGGGATATCCTAAAGCTTTTACGGAAAAAGGATATGACTTCAGGTGATATTGCTGCAAAGTTCGACATGACCGCACCAAGCATTTCTCATCATCTGGATAAGTTAAAGAGGGCAGGTTTGGTGACAACCGTAAAACAAGGACAATATGTGTTTTATTCCATTAATACTACCATGGTGGACGATCTTTTAAATTATATCCTTTCACTAAAAAAATAG